In Trichoderma asperellum chromosome 1, complete sequence, a single window of DNA contains:
- a CDS encoding uncharacterized protein (EggNog:ENOG41), whose protein sequence is MAISTTFSEEDSIHKVEYLASDINTSSVTLFPSRAQVRREIKAVQLKHGTNQITIVGLSQTLDPDSIRVESNGSATVTNLEVEEVPNRQLFDEVYPQIESESESESDDNEESDDEVKPESSHLTAAQHALYQLKDKLDMARDGVCNAERRLEILEDISKLGNRKAPDFIQITLDHYKEQRAKACQDMVENRKLVTELTKDVAKAEKKVNKLQSEEDKKNEKKNKAKAKAKKEKEKKKALKDRVKGEARRERARLRREQERFWPLKVYSVCITLEVAAFTPASSRRGSTASDIDISVVSAADVHDDVEKTASVESDLVFSYVTSSAYWVPNYDLQLSTTNASASLFFDAMLTNQTSETWKNCKITLSTSQATFSALDDKIPTLQPWRIGITSGYVGRRDDDRITWSREEMVATHRAKNQAKNQAVMLQAENSAFNSTKMKTKKITSNIANSFQQSAFASYAVPPPPPTAPVVTQRASSLFGGQSTGFGNTSGAAVTSGGLFGSVTPAAPAGGQFGSRAAEREAIVEPESVQEAEVEKPSNDEDAIYDASLMEETGLTTTYDLPGLKTLAPKYNGSKQRVARIPFSNVVFSHTVVAKYKAVAYLNAKLKNSSKVALLKGNASLTLDGTFMGKTSLPRCSSGESFNLSLGIDPAIKVTYAKPEVHRTSSGLFSKEDSAVYIRTITLHNTRAVGGRAVDLLVQDQVPVSEDERLRVELLYPRGLVVDNHNGVVTGAADKEGQSKDDGNWGKAIAKLKKEGRLSWDVSLNAGKAAKLTLEYSVSMPGGHSAYEVM, encoded by the exons ATGGCAATCTCGACTACCTTTAGCGAAGAGGATTCTATCCACAAGGTTGAGTATCTAGCCAGCGATATCAATACTTCTTCGGTGACTCTCTTTCCCTCCAGAGCTCAAGTACGCCGAGAGATCAAGGCTGTTCAGCTCAAG CATGGCACAAACCAGATAACAATTGTTGGACTCAGTCAAACGCTTGACCCAGACTCAATCAGAGTTGAGAGCAATGGCAGTGCCACTGTCACCAACTTAGAAGTCGAAGAGGTACCCAACCGTCAACTATTCGACGAAGTGTACCCTCAAATTGAATCGGAATCTGAATCTGAATCGGACGACAATGAAGAGTCCGATGACGAAGTGAAACCAGAAAGCTCTCATTTAACAGCCGCCCAGCATGCGCTCTATCAACTCAAGGATAAACTGGACATGGCCCGCGATGGCGTCTGCAATGCGGAGAGGCGGCTCGAGATTTTGGAAGACATTAGCAAACTCGGCAACCGCAAGGCCCCCGATTTTATCCAAATTACCCTCGACCACTACAAGGAGCAGCGCGCAAAGGCCTGTCAAGACATGGTTGAAAACAGAAAGCTGGTAACAGAACTCACCAAGGACGTTGCAAAGGCCGAAAAGAAGGTCAATAAGCTACAGAGTGAAGAAGATAAGAagaacgaaaagaagaacaaggccaaagccaaggctaagaaagagaaggaaaagaagaaggcactGAAAGACAGAGTCAAGGGCGAAGCCAGACGAGAAAGAGCGCGTCTGCGTAGAGAACAGGAGAGATTCTGGCCCCTCAAAGTCTACAGCGTGTGCATCACGTTGGAGGTTGCGGCCTTTACACCTGCGTCTTCACGCCGAGGCTCTACGGCTAGCGATATTGACATCTCAGTGGTTTCAGCTGCCGACGTTCATGATGACGTTGAAAAGACTGCTTCTGTTGAGAGCGACTTGGTCTTTTCGTATGTCACTTCATCGGCCTATTGGGTGCCAAACTACGACCTTCAGCTCTCGACGACCAATGCATCTGCATCACTATTCTTTGATGCCATGCTCACCAACCAAACCAGCGAGACGTGGAAGAACTGCAAAATCACGCTCTCCACCTCTCAGGCGACCTTCTCTGCGCTTGATGACAAGATTCCCACTCTCCAGCCGTGGCGCATCGGCATCACCTCTGGATACGTCGGTCGCCGTGATGACGACAGAATCACCTGGAGCAGGGAAGAAATGGTAGCTACGCATCGGGCTAAGAATCAGGCCAAGAATCAGGCCGTTATGCTGCAAGCTGAAAATTCCGCCTTCAACAGCACAAAaatgaagacaaagaagataACCAGCAATATTGCAAACTCTTTCCAACAATCAGCCTTTGCTAGCTATGctgttcctcctcctcctccaacgGCGCCAGTAGTAACTCAACGAGCTTCATCTCTCTTTGGAGGCCAAAGCACAGGTTTTGGCAACACTTCTGGTGCAGCAGTGACAAGCGGAGGTTTATTCGGTTCCGTCACGCCTGCAGCACCAGCTGGAGGTCAGTTCGGTAGTCGCGCAGCCGAGAGGGAAGCAATCGTCGAACCAGAATCCGTCCAAGAGGCAGAGGTTGAGAAGCCTTCCAACGATGAAGACGCCATCTATGATGCCTCCCTCATGGAAGAGACGGGCCTTACAACCACCTATGACCTTCCCGGTCTCAAGACCCTCGCTCCCAAATACAACGGCTCCAAGCAGCGCGTGGCCCGCATCCCCTTCTCCAACGTCGTCTTCAGCCACACCGTTGTTGCCAAGTACAAGGCTGTAGCGTATCTCAACGCCAAGCTgaagaacagcagcaaagtCGCTCTCCTCAAGGGCAACGCGAGCCTCACCCTCGACGGCACCTTCATGGGCAAGACATCGCTGCCTCGCTGCAGCTCCGGAGAGTCCTTCAACCTCAGCCTCGGCATCGACCCTGCCATCAAGGTCACGTATGCCAAGCCCGAGGTGCACCGCACATCATCCGGCCTGTTCAGCAAGGAAGACAGCGCCGTGTACATACGCACGATAACGCTTCACAACACGCGTGCCGTGGGAGGCCGGGCTGTCGACTTGCTCGTGCAGGATCAGGTGCCCGTCTCGGAGGATGAGCGGCTGCGCGTGGAACTCTTGTACCCGCGTGGATTGGTCGTTGACAATCACAACGGGGTTGTTACTGGCGCGGCTGACAAGGAGGGCCAGAGCAAGGACGACGGTAATTGGGGTAAGGCTATTGCGAAGCTCAAGAAGGAGGGCCGGCTGAGCTGGGATGTGAGCTTGAATGCCGGAAAGGCGGCTAAGCTTACGCTGGAGTATTCTGTTTCTATGCCTGGTGGACATTCTGCCTATGAGGTTATGTGA
- a CDS encoding uncharacterized protein (EggNog:ENOG41~TransMembrane:2 (o386-405i461-483o)): MFPIHSPTSPFPFGMPDGPFFFFFNMLYSLFSFPFFFFFFFFFFAAAALCAPAAVVAAAWLLKPPEPERNSLTRTYSRLTPELVAECERVVSKTFPACVAFHKPTFMQQLKNASLESSLVYGLLTCAARSSPTLIRRYGGTPTGAADTFAGKAMSLINANLDQPNLADIQALCLVIIHEWGSRNAVRAYVYLGQATRLLQMYRILNSHHTSDTADQFLRDESFRRTLWLTYILDCILTSTPGRYPALTIQDTTDVALPCSDINFAFGNAVYVKTLPQQLGFLNGAHESPNRHLPNGEIGEFGHIVMAATIWRDVVGMLGVASFREEDCTDLIVRIERLRGSLPMQFVDKPGQINLHMTMGSGYTFAMLHCLIHCAIIFVHRRRLLEDTTSPSFNLETYRHTPRCHEIVDRLFSSCHGTLALLAAVEAGAEKDHAICLPIFMLFSAFTASATIAFLSLKGLTPPNAVETAAHIVKDGLRFMHDGNENWPLMNSWLRHLTVMQRVLHNDAAAAMMASRHGSHPHLAPVPGIKDEMSSNGDTNQDAMEYDQQSAAGAIPGQQHGSAPRSVSGSARGDSEPPISLPRRPGVTTINGGSNNISTSGTASPPSGGAPQANMQVHDVKQPSPEMMTNGMVSVQDGQATSQDMTAPELCEAFERQLLDLDDLAAFMGGGV; the protein is encoded by the exons ATGTTTCCCATCCATTCCCCCACCAGCCCATTTCCATTTGGGATGCCAGACGgcccgtttttttttttttttaatatgcTTTATTCCctattctcttttcctttttttttttttttttttttttttttttttgccgccgccgccttaTGCGCCCCTGCGGCAGTTGTAGCCGCTGCGTGGCTGCTGAAGCCGCCGGAACCCGAGCGTAATTCGCTAACCCGAACCTACTCCAGGCTTACACCGGAACTCGTCGCCGAGTGCGAGCGTGTCGTGTCGAAGACATTCCCTGCCTGCGTGGCCTTTCACAAGCCGACGTTTATGCAACAGCTGAAAAATGCTTCGCTTGAATCCAGTCTCGTCTACGGTCTGTTGACTTGTGCTGCTCG GAGCTCTCCGACCCTCATCCGTCGCTATGGCGGCACTCCTACCGGTGCTGCGGATACTTTTGCAGGCAAGGCCATGTCCCTGATTAACGCCAACTTGGACCAGCCCAACCTCGCCGACATCCAAGCCCTCTGCCTGGTCATCATTCACGAATGGGGCAGTCGAAATGCCGTTCGCGCCTACGTCTACCTCGGCCAAGCCACGCGGCTCTTGCAGATGTACCGGATCCTCAATAGCCACCACACATCTGACACCGCCGACCAGTTCCTCCGTGATGAGTCTTTCCGTCGCACGCTGTGGCTGACTTACATCCTCGACTGCATTCTCACCTCTACGCCCGGCCGGTATCCCGCCCTGACCATTCAAGACACTACTGACGTGGCCCTGCCCTGCTCGGACATCAACTTCGCATTTGGCAATGCCGTATACGTCAAGACTCTTCCGCAGCAGCTCGGCTTTCTCAACGGTGCTCACGAGTCACCCAACCGCCACCTGCCCAATGGCGAGATTGGCGAATTTGGCCACATTGTTATGGCCGCCACCATCTGGCGAGACGTTGTTGGCATGCTTGGCGTTGCGAGCTTTCGCGAAGAAGATTGCACAGACCTCATTGTTAGGATTGAAAGACTGCGAGGCAGCCTCCCCATGCAGTTTGTTGATAAGCCGGGCCAAATCAACCTCCATATGACGATGGGATCTGGCTATACTTTCGCCATGCTTCACTGTCTCATCCACTgcgccatcatcttcgtccacCGTCGGCGTCTTTTGGAAGATACCACGTCCCCCTCGTTTAACCTAGAGACATATCGCCACACGCCTCGATGCCACGAGATTGTGGACCGCCTCTTCAGCTCGTGCCATGGCACCTTAGCTCTCCTTGCAGCGGTCGAGGCCGGCGCAGAGAAGGATCATGCAATTTGCTTGCCCATCTTCATGCTCTTCTCCGCATTCACTGCTAGTGCAACTATTGCTTTCCTCTCCCTCAAGGGGCTGACACCCCCCAACGCCGTCGAGACGGCAGCGCACATTGTCAAGGACGGTTTGCGATTTATGCACGATGGCAATGAGAACTGGCCTCTGATGAACAGCTGGCTCAGGCACCTGACTGTCATGCAACGTGTCCTCCACAatgatgccgctgccgccatgaTGGCGTCTAGACACGGCTCTCACCCTCACCTTGCCCCGGTGCCGGGTATCAAGGATGAAATGTCATCAAATGGTGATACAAATCAAGATGCTATGGAGTATGACCAGCAATCCGCCGCTGGAGCTATTCCTGGCCAGCAGCATGGCTCTGCGCCTCGCTCAGTATCTGGCTCTGCTCGTGGAGACAGCGAGCCTCCTATTTCCCTTCCCAGGCGACCCGGCGTTACGACCATTAACGGGGGATCTAACAACATCTCCACCTCGGGCACCGCATCGCCTCCATCTGGCGGTGCTCCGCAAGCGAACATGCAGGTTCACGATGTCAAGCAACCGAGTCCCGAGATGATGACCAACGGTATGGTTTCGGTCCAAGACGGCCAGGCTACGAGCCAGGACATGACTGCGCCTGAGCTATGTGAAGCGTTTGAGCGCCAGCTTTTGGATCTCGATGACCTCGCTGCCTTTATGGGTGGCGGAGTTTGA
- a CDS encoding uncharacterized protein (antiSMASH:Cluster_1.9), which translates to MAENASDRVQQRPHAGARAGSHKDLARGPKDAYFRNLYTKAPDFRAMALNDPEFAALFVFASHGAPLFCNNADANVKISIKGRGRDLNFSDPKAVMQLTKTLLKVDFDLHIELPEDRLCPPVTNRHNYILWLKDLLDTTSYDEPGRKAVGLDIGTGASCIYPLLGCAQREWSFIATDIDAKSLECAKKNVKINDLESRVRVIGRKPDDALIPLDDLKMESIDFTMTNPPFYESVEAMLGSAAGKSRPPFTACTGAEVEMVTEGGEVGFISRIFEESLVLRGRIQWYTAMVGFLSSLTKIIDKLWEHKIDNYAVTEFTQGNKTRRWAIAWSFQPLRPAQSVARGTKAALSKNILPAMAETTAFRMPLRGNIGGFAENLSNAIAALELISWNWNKEKLEGVGRAVDKVWSRPWRRQKKREAEMQLGEKADGGGSKEKLSPEEQVCQFGFKVAVRVARDHVSVEARWLEGHDEVALESFRGFLKTASEKAVEDLEKE; encoded by the exons ATGGCTGAGAATGCTTCGGATCGAGTTCAGCAGCGCCCTCACGCGGGAGCCAGGGCTGGATCTCACAAAGATCTAGCCAGAGGACCCAAAGATGCCTATTTCCGCAACTTGTACACAAAGGCCCCTGACTTTCGAGCGATGGCGCTCAATGATCCGGAATTTGCAGCTTTGTTCGTCTTCGCGTCTCATGGTGCTCCATTGTTTTGTAATAATGCCGATGCTAACGTGAAGATCAGCATCAAAGGTCGTGGACGTGACCTCAACTTCAGCGACCCTAAAGCCGTCATGCAGCTGACCAAAACGCTACTCAAGGTCGATTTTGACCTTCACATTGAGTTACCAGAGGATCGATTGTGCCCTCCG GTTACGAACAGACATAATTATATCCTATGGCTCAAGGATTTGCTAGATACAACATCATATGATGAGCCTGGCCGGAAAGCGGTTGGATTAGACATCGGCACGGGTGCGAGCTGCATCTACCCGTTGCTTGGATGTGCGCAGCGCGAATGGTCATTTATTGCAACTG ATATCGATGCAAAAAGCTTGGAAtgcgcaaaaaaaaatgtcaagATCAACGACCTCGAAAGTCGGGTTCGGGTTATCGGCCGAAAACCCGACGATGCGCTCATTCCGCTCGATGATCTCAAGATGGAATCCATCGACTTCACAATGACAAATCCTCCCTTCTATGAATCTGTAGAAGCCATGTTAGGTAGTGCAGCAGGAAAGTCACGCCCGCCGTTTACCGCCTGCACCGGCGCCGAGGTAGAAATGGTAACCGAAGGCGGGGAAGTTGGCTTCATCAGCCGCATCTTTGAAGAGTCACTCGTCCTCCGGGGGCGCATCCAGTGGTATACCGCCATGGTCGGATTTCTGTCTAGTCTCACAAAGATTATCGATAAGCTGTGGGAGCACAAAATAGACAACTATGCCGTCACAGAGTTCACCCAGGGCAACAAGACGAGGCGATGGGCGATTGCGTGGAGCTTTCAACCTTTACGGCCAGCGCAGAGCGTCGCGAGAGGAACGAAAGCTGCGCTGTCGAAGAATATCTTGCCGGCTATGGCGGAGACCACCGCGTTTAGGATGCCCCTGAGAGGAAATATCGGCGGCTTTGCAGAGAACTTGAGCAATGCCATTGCGGCGCTGGAGCTTATATCCTGGAATTGGAACAAAGAGAAGCTCGAAGGCGTTGGAAGAGCTGTGGACAAGGTGTGGAGCCGACCTTGGCGacgacagaagaagagagaagcggAGATGCAGTTGGGCGAGAAGGCGGACGGTGGAGGGAGTAAAGAGAAACTATCGCCCGAGGAGCAGGTTTGCCAGTTTGGCTTCAAAGTCGCCGTCCGAGTAGCTAGGGACCACGTTTCGGTCGAAGCACGATGGTTGGAGGGACATGATGAGGTGGCCTTGGAGAGTTTCCGAGGATTCTTGAAGACGGCGTCAGaaaaagcagtagaagaCCTAGAGAAGGAGTGA
- a CDS encoding uncharacterized protein (EggNog:ENOG41~antiSMASH:Cluster_1.9), producing MTSIAPIIDISGYLAGDKSQIPKITSEIDRAFRTSGFFQLVGHGIPQSQIDGMIKQTAEFFALPDETKRKIHGKMRGYQSPELRESLSSLAKEGFFMGRHMPGRNRPIVEGNLWLKEEDAPGFRQTMEEYFAAMENLAVILLRLIALGLGLEETYFDDFAKQPEGAVLCRFHRYHPTLPEEGDDVVGLEAHADTSAVTILYQDGIGGLQVKNEKTGQFETIEPIPDAFVINLGNMFARWTNDTYLAAEHRVLLPTDKFRYSAAYFMAGWLDQVIECLPQVLKAGEAPKYETCTVEQLVTNFRKEIYDIHTPGATAYVTVEES from the exons ATGACTTCTATTGCCCCCATCATTGATATCTCTGGCTACCTTGCAGGCGACAAGAGCCAAATCCCCAAAATCACCTCAGAGATTGACCGTGCCTTTCGCACATCTGGCTTCTTCCAGCTTGTCGGCCATGGCATCCCTCAGTCCCAGATTGACGGCATGATCAAGCAGACAGCCGAATTCTTTGCCCTGCCTGACGAGACCAAGAGAAAGATTCACGGCAAGATGCGAGGCTACCAGTCTCCCGAGCTCCGAGAATCACTCTCGTCATTGGCTAAAGAGGGCTTCTTCATGGGCCGCCACATGCCCGGCAGAAACCGACCCATTGTGGAAGGCAACCTCTGGCTaaaggaggaagatgctcCTGGATTTAGACAAACAATGGAAGAGTATTTTGCTGCCATGGAGAACCTGGCTGTTATCTTGCTGCGACTCATTGCGCTGGGCCTGGGATTGGAGGAGACATACTTTGACGATTTCGCCAAGCAGCCAGAAG GTGCTGTTCTATGTCGGTTCCATCGATACCACCCCACTCTGCCCGAAGAAGGCGACGACGTGGTAGGCCTAGAGGCCCATGCAGATACATCTGCTGTCACCATTCTGTACCAGGACGGCA TTGGTGGACTGCAGGTCAAGAACGAGAAGACTGGCCAATTCGAGACTATTGAGCCCATCCCCGATGCTTTCGTCATCAACCTGGGCAACATGTTTG CTCGCTGGACCAACGACACATACCTCGCCGCCGAGCACCGAGTCCTTCTGCCCACAGACAAGTTCCGCTACAGTGCGGCGTACTTCATGGCCGGCTGGCTGGACCAGGTCATCGAGTGTCTCCCGCAGGTGCTCAAGGCCGGAGAGGCTCCCAAGTACGAGACGTGCACGGTGGAGCAGCTGGTGACCAACTTCAGAAAGGAGATTTACGACATCCACACGCCGGGCGCCACGGCGTACGTTACCGTTGAGGAGTCGTGA
- a CDS encoding uncharacterized protein (EggNog:ENOG41~antiSMASH:Cluster_1.9), with amino-acid sequence MAVENTDQVHQDATLVYNYHRMNMPLHPADAIFCLCSLDTRIAAHAAQLYLDGLAPYIIYSGDSGALTKGLFNEPEAVVFAAIAREMGVPEDKIIVEPRAKNTGENVRFTYALLMERGLDFKNLVLVQKPYMERRTYATFRKQWPDETTLFTVSSPKLSFDEYPDASNTRELVTSIMVGDLVRIREYPARGFQIEQEIPEEVWEAGQRLVKAGFDKHLP; translated from the coding sequence ATGGCTGTAGAAAACACCGACCAAGTCCACCAAGACGCCACCCTCGTCTACAACTACCACCGCATGAACATGCCCCTCCACCCCGCCGACgccatcttctgcctctgcagcCTTGACACGCGCATCGCCGCCCACGCGGCGCAGCTCTACCTGGACGGCCTGGCACCGTATATCATCTACTCTGGCGATTCAGGCGCCCTGACAAAGGGCCTCTTCAACGAGCCCGAGGCCGTGGTCTTCGCCGCCATTGCCCGCGAGATGGGCGTCCCCGAAGACAAGATCATTGTGGAGCCTCGTGCCAAGAACACGGGCGAGAATGTGCGCTTTACGTATGCCCTCTTGATGGAAAGGGGGCTGGATTTCAAGAATTTGGTGCTGGTGCAGAAACCGTACATGGAGAGGAGGACGTATGCCACGTTTAGGAAGCAGTGGCCGGATGAGACGACGCTCTTTACGGTTTCGTCTCCGAAGCTGAGCTTTGATGAGTACCCTGATGCGAGCAATACGAGGGAACTCGTAACGAGCATCATGGTTGGGGATCTGGTTCGAATTCGTGAGTATCCTGCGCGGGGATTTCAGATTGAGCAGGAGATTCCGGAGGAGGTTTGGGAGGCTGGGCAGAGACTTGTGAAGGCGGGTTTTGATAAGCATCTGCCATGA
- a CDS encoding uncharacterized protein (EggNog:ENOG41~TransMembrane:4 (o20-38i43-62o360-379i435-457o)), with product MSSGVVRSTALRAGGACVRCRKGKTKCVYENGRAPCKNCAKGMHECYLPSESMAHHHGQSPARHTAAHRPARDALPASGPGASDARQPVVGSGGARHVQATSEKLTPELVAECERVVSKTFPACVAFHKPTFMQQLKNASLESSLVYGLLTCAARSSPTLIRRYGGTPTGAADTFAGKAMSLINANLDQPNLADIQALCLVIIHEWGSRNAVRAYVYLGQATRLLQMYRILNSHHTSDTADQFLRDESFRRTLWLTYILDCILTSTPGRYPALTIQDTTDVALPCSDINFAFGNAVYVKTLPQQLGFLNGAHESPNRHLPNGEIGEFGHIVMAATIWRDVVGMLGVASFREEDCTDLIVRIERLRGSLPMQFVDKPGQINLHMTMGSGYTFAMLHCLIHCAIIFVHRRRLLEDTTSPSFNLETYRHTPRCHEIVDRLFSSCHGTLALLAAVEAGAEKDHAICLPIFMLFSAFTASATIAFLSLKGLTPPNAVETAAHIVKDGLRFMHDGNENWPLMNSWLRHLTVMQRVLHNDAAAAMMASRHGSHPHLAPVPGIKDEMSSNGDTNQDAMEYDQQSAAGAIPGQQHGSAPRSVSGSARGDSEPPISLPRRPGVTTINGGSNNISTSGTASPPSGGAPQANMQVHDVKQPSPEMMTNGMVSVQDGQATSQDMTAPELCEAFERQLLDLDDLAAFMGGGV from the exons ATGTCCTCCGGCGTGGTGCGATCCACTGCCCTCAGAGCCGGCGGCGCCTGTGTGCGCTGCCGCAAGGGCAAGACCAAGTGCGTGTACGAGAACGGCCGCGCGCCCTGCAAGAACTGCGCAAAAGGCATGCACGAATGCTATCTGCCTTCGGAGAGCATGGCCCATCACCACGGCCAGAGCCCAGCTCGCCATACCGCAGCGCATCGCCCAGCGCGCGACGCTTTGCCGGCGTCCGGGCCCGGTGCCTCTGACGCCAGACAGCCCGTTGTGGGCTCAGGCGGAGCCAGACACGTACAGGCCACCTCCGAAAA GCTTACACCGGAACTCGTCGCCGAGTGCGAGCGTGTCGTGTCGAAGACATTCCCTGCCTGCGTGGCCTTTCACAAGCCGACGTTTATGCAACAGCTGAAAAATGCTTCGCTTGAATCCAGTCTCGTCTACGGTCTGTTGACTTGTGCTGCTCG GAGCTCTCCGACCCTCATCCGTCGCTATGGCGGCACTCCTACCGGTGCTGCGGATACTTTTGCAGGCAAGGCCATGTCCCTGATTAACGCCAACTTGGACCAGCCCAACCTCGCCGACATCCAAGCCCTCTGCCTGGTCATCATTCACGAATGGGGCAGTCGAAATGCCGTTCGCGCCTACGTCTACCTCGGCCAAGCCACGCGGCTCTTGCAGATGTACCGGATCCTCAATAGCCACCACACATCTGACACCGCCGACCAGTTCCTCCGTGATGAGTCTTTCCGTCGCACGCTGTGGCTGACTTACATCCTCGACTGCATTCTCACCTCTACGCCCGGCCGGTATCCCGCCCTGACCATTCAAGACACTACTGACGTGGCCCTGCCCTGCTCGGACATCAACTTCGCATTTGGCAATGCCGTATACGTCAAGACTCTTCCGCAGCAGCTCGGCTTTCTCAACGGTGCTCACGAGTCACCCAACCGCCACCTGCCCAATGGCGAGATTGGCGAATTTGGCCACATTGTTATGGCCGCCACCATCTGGCGAGACGTTGTTGGCATGCTTGGCGTTGCGAGCTTTCGCGAAGAAGATTGCACAGACCTCATTGTTAGGATTGAAAGACTGCGAGGCAGCCTCCCCATGCAGTTTGTTGATAAGCCGGGCCAAATCAACCTCCATATGACGATGGGATCTGGCTATACTTTCGCCATGCTTCACTGTCTCATCCACTgcgccatcatcttcgtccacCGTCGGCGTCTTTTGGAAGATACCACGTCCCCCTCGTTTAACCTAGAGACATATCGCCACACGCCTCGATGCCACGAGATTGTGGACCGCCTCTTCAGCTCGTGCCATGGCACCTTAGCTCTCCTTGCAGCGGTCGAGGCCGGCGCAGAGAAGGATCATGCAATTTGCTTGCCCATCTTCATGCTCTTCTCCGCATTCACTGCTAGTGCAACTATTGCTTTCCTCTCCCTCAAGGGGCTGACACCCCCCAACGCCGTCGAGACGGCAGCGCACATTGTCAAGGACGGTTTGCGATTTATGCACGATGGCAATGAGAACTGGCCTCTGATGAACAGCTGGCTCAGGCACCTGACTGTCATGCAACGTGTCCTCCACAatgatgccgctgccgccatgaTGGCGTCTAGACACGGCTCTCACCCTCACCTTGCCCCGGTGCCGGGTATCAAGGATGAAATGTCATCAAATGGTGATACAAATCAAGATGCTATGGAGTATGACCAGCAATCCGCCGCTGGAGCTATTCCTGGCCAGCAGCATGGCTCTGCGCCTCGCTCAGTATCTGGCTCTGCTCGTGGAGACAGCGAGCCTCCTATTTCCCTTCCCAGGCGACCCGGCGTTACGACCATTAACGGGGGATCTAACAACATCTCCACCTCGGGCACCGCATCGCCTCCATCTGGCGGTGCTCCGCAAGCGAACATGCAGGTTCACGATGTCAAGCAACCGAGTCCCGAGATGATGACCAACGGTATGGTTTCGGTCCAAGACGGCCAGGCTACGAGCCAGGACATGACTGCGCCTGAGCTATGTGAAGCGTTTGAGCGCCAGCTTTTGGATCTCGATGACCTCGCTGCCTTTATGGGTGGCGGAGTTTGA
- a CDS encoding uncharacterized protein (EggNog:ENOG41~TransMembrane:2 (i201-218o253-271i)~antiSMASH:Cluster_1.9) produces the protein MDPHAPPLKALSPQPIDSPSPNRAFPTSTAPPPSSIPALPLRPAMDQQLPDRSVSMDDMPRTTSIPRGADFPQAGDFPPKPSDYSKPNDYPKATDFHPRPYEYPAQRPMQQLQSPMQQLQSPYNPVIPQLDMKDVKSSCQRNLRHLMYLQSQRRGYDYASQVDLEWQIRSQTGILIGEVRTLQNEVRRMVKNAKNHRWRRWLFGGFLATFIPIVRKLFRRGSDHESLASSNNTEYAFRKSKGLLQRIKDSVLGHHRLASIAFFVFSVMYVFQNEVTLRVAKTVQKRLKKLSQRLEYTSQEVDEKDLKVLEGWRWRVLLW, from the exons ATGGATCCGCATGCGCCGCCGTTGAAGGCGCTGTCTCCGCAGCCGATTGATTCACCCAGTCCCAATAGAGCCTTTCCCACCTCAactgcgccgccgccatcttcaaTACCGGCGCTGCCTCTGCGGCCGGCGATGGACCAGCAGCTGCCCGACCGCTCGGTGAGCATGGACGACATGCCTCGAACGACATCGATTCCGCGCGGCGCCGACTTCCCCCAGGCCGGCGACTTTCCTCCAAAGCCCAGCGACTACTCCAAGCCCAACGATTATCCCAAGGCCACTGACTTCCACCCGAGGCCGTATGAGTACCCGGCCCAGAGGCCGATGCAGCAACTCCAGTCGCcgatgcagcagctccaatCTCCGTACAATCCCGTGATCCCTCAGCTCGATATGAAAGATGTCAAGTCCAGCTGCCAGCGCAACCTTAGACACCTCATGTACCTCCAGAGCCAGCGGCGCGGTTACGACTACGCATCGCAGGTTGATCTAGAGTGGCAAATCCGCAGCCAGACAGGCATCTTGATAGGTGAGGTGCGGACGCTTCAGAACGAGGTCCGACGGATGGTCAAGAATGCGAAGAATCACCGGTGGCGACGATGGCTGTTTGGAGGGTTTCT GGCGACTTTTATCCCGATTGTGCGCAAGCTGTTTCGCCGAGGCTCGGATCACGAGTCGCTGGCTTCGTCCAACAACACCGAGTACGCATTCCGCAAATCAAAGGGCCTTCTCCAGCGCATCAAGGATTCCGTCCTGGGCCATCACCGCCTCGCCAGCAtcgccttctttgtcttttcggTCATGTACGTGTTCCAGAACGAAGTCACATTGCGGGTGGCCAAGACAGTGCAGAAGCGCCTCAAGAAATTGTCCCAGCGGCTCGAGTACACCAGCCAAGAGGTCGATGAGAAGGACCTCAAAGTTCTAGAAGGCTGGAGGTGGAGAGTGCTTTTATGGTAA